The Vibrio echinoideorum genome includes a region encoding these proteins:
- the erpA gene encoding iron-sulfur cluster insertion protein ErpA, giving the protein MSEVNIPLSFSDAAAIRVKTLIAEEENPELKLRVYITGGGCSGFQYGFTFDEKVNDGDTTIINSGVTLVVDPMSLQYLMGGMVDYTEGLEGARFFVNNPNATTTCGCGASFSV; this is encoded by the coding sequence GTGAGCGAAGTAAATATCCCATTGTCATTTTCTGATGCTGCTGCCATCCGTGTAAAAACGTTGATTGCAGAAGAAGAAAATCCAGAACTAAAACTACGTGTATACATTACAGGTGGTGGTTGTAGTGGTTTCCAATACGGCTTCACATTTGATGAAAAAGTAAATGATGGCGACACTACTATTATCAACAGCGGCGTAACGCTGGTTGTTGACCCAATGAGCCTGCAATACTTAATGGGCGGCATGGTTGATTACACAGAAGGCCTAGAAGGCGCACGTTTCTTTGTAAATAACCCGAATGCAACGACAACATGTGGTTGTGGCGCATCATTTAGCGTATAG
- a CDS encoding AI-2E family transporter, with amino-acid sequence MSEKLKINSSHWVIIIALLAAAYACYLLIEPYVNSIVMAFIISLLMFPIHEWLEKKLPNKENIVSLLSCVILTFIIVIPLLAVFAAIVQQGSLFSQNTYQWVTHGGIQTLFAHPLVVKALSFVNNYLPFDNIEPQAIAQKVGEFATSFGSKLVGISAKILGDATNFLMDFFLMLFVLFFLLRDHDKIISAARHILPLSRSQEDKLLTEIEQVSKSAVMGSFLTAIAQGFAGGLGMWIAGFPGLFWGTMMGFASFIPVVGTALIWIPAATYLFLTGDTTWAIFLTVYCVAIVGSIDNLLRPLLMQGSAGMNTLMIFFSLLGGIQLFGLIGLIYGPLIFAITIVLFNIYDEEFKDFLNQQDKS; translated from the coding sequence GTGTCAGAAAAACTTAAAATTAATTCCAGTCACTGGGTGATCATCATTGCCCTGCTCGCGGCGGCTTATGCTTGTTATTTACTTATCGAGCCGTACGTTAACTCAATCGTGATGGCATTTATCATTTCACTATTGATGTTCCCGATCCATGAATGGCTTGAAAAAAAACTCCCTAATAAAGAAAACATCGTATCCCTACTATCATGTGTGATCCTGACCTTTATTATTGTTATTCCTTTATTAGCCGTATTTGCAGCCATTGTTCAACAAGGGTCTCTATTCTCTCAAAACACCTATCAATGGGTGACACATGGCGGTATTCAAACTCTATTTGCGCATCCTCTGGTTGTTAAAGCCCTGTCGTTTGTAAATAACTACCTACCTTTTGACAACATTGAACCACAAGCTATCGCACAGAAAGTGGGCGAGTTCGCGACGAGCTTCGGTTCGAAACTTGTCGGTATCAGTGCAAAAATTCTTGGTGATGCGACCAATTTCTTAATGGACTTCTTCTTGATGTTGTTTGTTCTGTTCTTCTTATTAAGAGATCACGACAAAATCATCAGCGCAGCTCGTCACATTCTTCCACTATCTCGAAGCCAAGAAGACAAGCTTCTAACTGAAATTGAGCAGGTATCGAAGTCAGCTGTAATGGGGTCATTCTTAACGGCAATCGCGCAAGGTTTTGCTGGCGGTTTAGGTATGTGGATAGCAGGCTTCCCTGGTCTATTCTGGGGCACCATGATGGGCTTCGCCTCTTTCATTCCTGTAGTGGGTACCGCATTAATCTGGATTCCAGCGGCAACGTACTTGTTCCTAACAGGTGATACAACGTGGGCGATTTTCCTAACGGTTTACTGTGTAGCGATTGTAGGTTCAATTGACAACCTTCTACGTCCACTGCTGATGCAAGGCAGCGCTGGCATGAATACCCTAATGATTTTCTTCTCGCTATTAGGTGGTATTCAACTGTTTGGCTTAATTGGTCTTATCTACGGTCCATTGATTTTTGCTATTACCATTGTCCTATTCAACATCTACGATGAAGAGTTTAAGGACTTTTTGAACCAGCAAGACAAGAGTTAA
- the hemL gene encoding glutamate-1-semialdehyde 2,1-aminomutase: MTKSAELYQKAQQTIPGGVNSPVRAFNGVGGSPIFVERADGPLIFDADGKAYIDYVGSWGPMILGHNHGVIREAVIDAAQRGLSFGAPTETEIKMAELVSEMVPSMEQLRMVSSGTEATMSAIRLARGFTGRDKILKFEGCYHGHADSLLVKAGSGALTLGQPSSPGVPADFAKLTLTATFNNLDSVREIFAANKGEIACIIVEPVAGNMNCIPPVEGFHEGLREICDQEGALLIFDEVMTGFRVAEGCAQAYYNIKPDLTCLGKVIGGGMPVGAFGGRKDVMQYIAPTGPVYQAGTLSGNPVAMAAGYACLSLLREEGNEKRLAAKTKQLASGFKYLAEKHGIPMLVHQVGGMFGFFFTDQESVTCYEDVTKCDVERFKRFFHLMLKHGVYLAPSAFEASFTSLAHGSKEIDATLEAADRCFAIIASESN; this comes from the coding sequence ATGACCAAATCAGCAGAACTGTATCAAAAGGCACAGCAAACTATTCCGGGTGGCGTTAACTCTCCAGTGCGCGCTTTTAACGGTGTAGGTGGCTCTCCAATCTTCGTTGAGCGAGCTGACGGCCCACTTATTTTTGATGCTGATGGTAAAGCATATATCGATTACGTTGGCTCTTGGGGCCCAATGATCCTAGGTCATAACCACGGAGTTATCCGTGAGGCTGTGATTGATGCAGCACAACGTGGCCTAAGTTTCGGTGCACCAACAGAAACTGAAATCAAAATGGCTGAACTTGTCTCTGAAATGGTTCCTTCTATGGAACAACTTCGTATGGTGAGCTCAGGTACAGAAGCGACAATGAGTGCAATTCGCTTAGCTCGTGGCTTCACTGGTCGTGACAAAATTCTTAAGTTTGAAGGTTGTTACCATGGCCACGCAGACAGCCTACTAGTAAAAGCAGGTTCTGGTGCATTGACTCTAGGTCAACCAAGCTCTCCAGGTGTTCCTGCTGATTTTGCTAAGCTGACGCTAACAGCAACGTTCAACAATCTAGACTCAGTACGTGAAATCTTCGCTGCAAACAAAGGTGAAATCGCATGTATCATCGTTGAGCCAGTAGCAGGCAACATGAACTGTATCCCACCAGTAGAAGGCTTCCACGAAGGCCTACGTGAAATCTGTGACCAAGAAGGTGCATTGCTAATCTTTGATGAAGTAATGACCGGCTTCCGTGTTGCAGAAGGTTGCGCTCAGGCTTATTACAACATCAAACCCGATCTAACGTGTCTTGGTAAAGTTATCGGTGGTGGTATGCCAGTGGGTGCTTTTGGTGGCCGTAAAGACGTGATGCAATACATCGCACCAACAGGTCCAGTTTATCAAGCAGGTACGCTTTCAGGTAACCCGGTAGCAATGGCTGCAGGTTACGCGTGTCTGAGCCTTTTAAGAGAAGAAGGCAACGAGAAGCGTCTTGCTGCGAAAACCAAACAGCTCGCAAGCGGTTTCAAATACCTAGCTGAAAAGCACGGCATCCCGATGCTTGTACACCAAGTTGGTGGCATGTTCGGTTTCTTCTTTACTGATCAAGAATCAGTAACGTGCTACGAAGATGTAACTAAGTGTGATGTAGAACGCTTCAAGCGCTTCTTCCACCTAATGCTTAAGCATGGTGTTTACCTTGCACCATCAGCATTCGAAGCAAGCTTTACTTCTCTTGCTCATGGTTCAAAAGAAATTGATGCAACATTAGAAGCCGCTGACCGTTGTTTCGCTATCATTGCTTCTGAAAGCAACTAA